The following proteins are co-located in the Triticum aestivum cultivar Chinese Spring chromosome 1A, IWGSC CS RefSeq v2.1, whole genome shotgun sequence genome:
- the LOC123060637 gene encoding proteasome subunit alpha type-3 encodes MSSIGTGYDLSVTTFSPDGRVFQVEYAGKAVDNSGTIVGIKCKDGVVLGVEKLITSKMILAGSNRRLHSVHRNSGLAVAGLAADGRQVVSRAKSEAANYEKVYGEPMPVKELADRVASYVHLCTLYWWLRPFGCGVILGGYDRDGPQLYMIEPSGLSYKYFGAALGKGRQAAKTEIEKLKLSELTCREGIVEVAKIIYGVHDEAKDKSFELELSWVCDESNRQHEKVPNDLLEQAKAAAQAALEEMDAD; translated from the exons ATGAGTAGCATAGGAACCGGGTATGATCTGTCCGTCACCACTTTCTCCCCGGACGGCCGTGTCTTCCAGGTCGAGTATGCTGGCAAGGCCGTCGACAACAGCGG GACGATTGTTGGGATCAAGTGCAAAGATGGAGTTGTCCTC GGTGTGGAGAAGCTGATAACATCGAAGATGATACTTGCCGGGTCGAATCGGAGACTTCACTCTGTTCACCGGAACTCTGGCTTG GCTGTGGCTGGGTTAGCAGCAGACGGTAGGCAGGTGGTCTCCAGAGCAAAGTCAGAAGCTGCCAATTATGAAAA GGTATACGGAGAACCCATGCCTGTGAAGGAATTAGCTGATCGTGTAGCTAGCTACGTTCATCTGTGTACACTCTACTGGTGGCTCAG GCCTTTTGGCTGTGGAGTTATTCTTGGAGGTTATGATAGGGATGGGCCACAGCTCTACATGATCGAACCTTCAGGGCTCTCATAT AAATATTTTGGTGCTGCTCTGGGTAAAGGAAGACAGGCTGCAAAAAC GGAGATAGAGAAATTGAAGCTTTCTGAGCTAACCTGCAGGGAAGGCATTGTTGAGGTTGCCAAGAT AATTTATGGTGTACACGATGAAGCGAAAGACAAATCTTTTGAGCTGGAACTGAGCTGGGTGTGCGATGAATCTAACCGTCAGCATGAGAAG GTTCCAAATGATCTTCTGGAGCAGGCCAAGGCAGCAGCGCAGGCAGCGTTGGAAGAGATGGACGCCGACTAA